In Ruminiclostridium josui JCM 17888, the genomic window TTGTTAAGCCTAAGGGTATCACACCATACAGACTCTGCCCAAAGTCCAAATTCCCGTTCGGTATTCATTTCCCACTTATCAGCTTGCTCTCTGGTTATTCCCAAGTATTCAAAATCAATCCTAGCCTTTAGCTTTAATCCGGAGCCGACAACATTTGTCCTGTTGGTTTTAATAGCAGAAGTGGCAAGTGGAGCAGACATATATAAGTCTCTGGATCGCTGTCTTAAAGTATCAAGATTTTTATCTATATCCTCCTGGGGGCTCTTACTTTTTGCAGTCCATCCCTTCATAGACTTTTTAGTCCGGCTTGCACCACTTTCCGAGTATCCTGAATTAGCAAATGTTCTGACTGCATCCTCTTGAAGCCTAGCCATAGACCTTTTTAATCCTGAATGTGGACTGAAATAATTTATTATTTTGTCAACTGTATTCAAGTATGTGTTCACCCCCTATCTTATAAATCTCTCAGAGTAATCCGGAAGGCTTTTCTCCTCCCCCTGATTTTACGGAGGGCCTCCAGCTCCTCAACCTCTCTTTTCCACATCTGTATTTCTTCTCTGATCTGGTACAAGTTTGCTCTGTCAAGCCTCCTACCGTTTATTTGATATGACTGACCTGTAGCAACAGCGGCTTCAGCATCAAGCCACATCTTCAACCTTGCCCTTGCTTCCTCTAAAGTCCAAGCCGGCATTGAGTACCCCTCCTTTTATTAAATATCTATTCCCTTTTTAACACAGCCCGCCTTCCGCTTTTTGGTTCCAGTAGCTGT contains:
- a CDS encoding DUF6148 family protein, which codes for MPAWTLEEARARLKMWLDAEAAVATGQSYQINGRRLDRANLYQIREEIQMWKREVEELEALRKIRGRRKAFRITLRDL